A genomic stretch from Telmatocola sphagniphila includes:
- a CDS encoding tyrosine-protein phosphatase codes for MPGFLRWCLGLIAAFCVVGLPAIYYRAHFETTKRFHVVTPGRFYRSAILDADGLRKVIRTHGIKTVINLMHENPDPQLPNNFFDRWTKTPESVVCREEGADFKLLTFDPFPREMPEGTRPRVIDDYLELLDKPEVYPVLIHCAAGLHRTGELTAIYRMEYEGWSKGAAVRELKAAGFGDCACTTADDMIYNMIEKYQPGQRRKADSKGESRP; via the coding sequence ATGCCCGGGTTTTTGCGCTGGTGCTTGGGCCTGATAGCGGCCTTTTGTGTGGTGGGCTTGCCGGCCATCTATTATCGCGCGCACTTCGAGACCACCAAGCGCTTTCACGTCGTTACGCCTGGTCGCTTTTATCGCTCGGCCATTCTGGATGCGGACGGACTGCGCAAAGTCATTCGCACCCACGGAATCAAAACCGTCATCAATCTGATGCACGAAAATCCCGATCCTCAGCTGCCAAATAATTTCTTCGATCGCTGGACCAAAACGCCGGAAAGCGTGGTCTGCCGGGAGGAGGGTGCGGACTTCAAACTCCTGACCTTCGATCCCTTTCCGCGCGAGATGCCGGAGGGAACGCGGCCGCGAGTCATCGACGATTATCTGGAATTGCTCGATAAGCCGGAAGTTTACCCAGTCCTGATCCACTGCGCGGCCGGATTGCACCGCACCGGGGAACTGACGGCGATTTATCGGATGGAGTACGAAGGTTGGTCGAAGGGGGCTGCCGTTCGGGAACTCAAAGCCGCCGGATTCGGCGATTGTGCCTGTACCACGGCGGACGACATGATTTACAACATGATTGAAAAATATCAGCCCGGTCAAAGGCGAAAAGCGGACAGTAAGGGAGAATCCAGGCCATGA
- a CDS encoding fused DSP-PTPase phosphatase/NAD kinase-like protein, producing MFFQSIRVLLSLLLVAVIIGGPFAYASHNLKQIRNFRVLVPGKVYRSGQASLERTKKTIEELGIKSVISLRDARPGASTAQYDAEENLVRSMGLNYLKLTPRAWGRENGQEPEVQPNVDQFLKLLDNPKNYPIWIHCFAGTHRTGAYCAIYRMEYEHWSNEKAMAELKELGYINLDNENIHDYLDGYKPRWKK from the coding sequence ATGTTCTTCCAATCGATTCGAGTACTGCTGAGCCTGCTTCTGGTCGCCGTGATCATCGGCGGCCCATTCGCCTATGCCAGCCATAATCTCAAGCAGATTCGCAACTTCCGGGTCCTGGTCCCAGGCAAGGTGTACCGCAGCGGCCAGGCCTCCCTCGAGCGGACGAAGAAGACGATTGAAGAACTTGGAATCAAATCGGTCATTTCCCTTCGCGACGCCCGGCCGGGCGCATCGACGGCTCAGTACGATGCGGAAGAAAATCTGGTCCGTTCGATGGGTTTGAACTACCTCAAACTCACCCCCCGAGCCTGGGGCCGGGAAAATGGGCAGGAACCCGAAGTTCAACCCAACGTGGATCAATTTTTAAAGCTTCTGGATAATCCCAAGAATTATCCGATCTGGATTCACTGCTTTGCCGGCACGCATCGAACCGGGGCATATTGTGCGATTTATCGGATGGAATACGAACATTGGTCGAATGAAAAAGCGATGGCGGAACTGAAAGAACTCGGATACATCAATCTGGATAACGAGAATATTCACGATTATCTCGACGGGTACAAACCGCGCTGGAAGAAGTGA
- the argF gene encoding ornithine carbamoyltransferase: MRHFLNLMPHPPELLRDLLTNAARLKKAHEEGKDPNSLCGKVVGMVFEKPSLRTRVSFEAGIAQLGGTSIFIPGSEIQLGQRESLADFARTMSQYVNGLVLRVFRQETCDEVSRFASVPVINGLSDISHPCQAMADLQTIEECFGTLDKKTVVFVGDGNNVARSLAVACGKMNMKFILAAPKGYEFEKDFLQRLSVKVNNADIVETNDPIAAVKNADVIYTDVWTSMGQEAEREIRLKTFEPYQVNEKLLSKAPKHVRILHCLPAHRGEEISNGVLEGPASVVFQQAGNRLHAQKAILEYLLGGK, translated from the coding sequence ATGCGACATTTTCTCAACCTGATGCCCCATCCCCCCGAACTCCTCCGGGATCTTCTGACCAACGCGGCCCGTCTGAAAAAAGCGCACGAAGAGGGTAAAGATCCGAATAGCCTGTGCGGAAAAGTCGTCGGCATGGTTTTTGAAAAGCCCTCCTTACGAACCCGAGTCAGCTTCGAAGCGGGTATCGCTCAATTGGGCGGAACGAGTATCTTCATCCCTGGCTCGGAAATTCAGTTGGGCCAACGGGAATCGCTCGCCGATTTTGCTCGCACCATGTCGCAATACGTGAACGGTCTGGTGCTTCGAGTGTTCCGGCAGGAAACCTGCGACGAAGTCTCCCGGTTCGCTTCCGTACCTGTCATCAACGGCCTTTCCGATATTTCGCATCCCTGTCAGGCGATGGCCGATCTGCAGACGATTGAAGAGTGCTTCGGCACGCTAGATAAGAAGACGGTCGTTTTCGTCGGCGACGGCAACAACGTCGCCCGCTCGCTGGCGGTCGCCTGCGGCAAGATGAATATGAAGTTCATTCTGGCGGCGCCTAAAGGCTACGAGTTCGAAAAAGATTTCCTCCAGCGACTCTCCGTTAAGGTCAATAATGCGGATATCGTGGAGACCAACGATCCGATAGCAGCCGTGAAGAATGCCGACGTGATCTACACCGATGTCTGGACCAGCATGGGACAGGAAGCGGAGCGCGAGATTCGTCTGAAAACTTTCGAGCCATATCAGGTGAACGAAAAACTGCTTTCTAAAGCACCGAAGCACGTTCGGATTCTGCACTGCCTGCCGGCGCATCGCGGCGAGGAAATCAGTAATGGCGTACTCGAAGGACCGGCCAGTGTCGTCTTCCAGCAGGCTGGTAATCGTCTGCACGCGCAGAAAGCTATACTGGAATATCTGCTCGGTGGAAAGTGA
- a CDS encoding aspartate aminotransferase family protein, whose translation MIAVKSSADTIEQFKKYVIGNYNRYPVCLVRGEGSHVWDAEGVRYLDFFPGWGCGILGHCPAKVVEAVQEQVARLIHVPNTWYTESQGELAEALSTRTDFEAKAFFCNSGTEANEAAIKLARLNGHGTGPAGGNRYKIITMLNSFHGRTYGSLSATAQPKYHQGVEPMLPGFVYCPFGDLQAVASKIDGETIAILLEPIQGEGGINLPPEGYLAGLRKLCDEHKLLLIFDEVQTGMGRTGKWYTHQHWGVIPDIVTLAKAVAGGVALGGLLAKPHVAEKLKPGTHAATFGGNPIACAAALATIATIEEDGLLERANAIGDRFREHFSRIQKKSPLIEELRIKGTMIGVQLRCEGAPIVAECLKRQLLINCTHSTVLRLLPSLTLSDAEIDEGCFIMEEVILNHKV comes from the coding sequence ATGATTGCAGTGAAATCCTCTGCCGATACTATTGAGCAGTTCAAAAAATATGTCATCGGCAATTACAATCGCTATCCCGTCTGCCTGGTACGGGGGGAAGGTTCTCACGTCTGGGATGCCGAAGGGGTCCGCTATCTCGACTTCTTTCCCGGCTGGGGTTGTGGTATCCTGGGGCACTGCCCGGCGAAAGTGGTAGAAGCTGTACAGGAGCAGGTCGCCCGCCTTATTCACGTTCCTAATACCTGGTACACCGAATCGCAGGGAGAACTGGCCGAAGCTCTCTCAACTCGTACCGATTTTGAGGCAAAAGCCTTTTTCTGCAACAGCGGAACTGAAGCGAATGAGGCGGCCATCAAGCTGGCCCGACTGAATGGGCACGGCACCGGTCCGGCCGGCGGGAATCGCTACAAGATCATCACGATGCTCAACAGTTTCCACGGGCGCACCTACGGTTCGCTCAGTGCGACGGCTCAACCGAAATACCATCAGGGCGTTGAGCCGATGCTGCCGGGTTTCGTGTACTGTCCATTCGGCGATTTGCAGGCCGTGGCCAGTAAGATCGATGGTGAAACTATTGCAATCCTGCTGGAACCGATCCAGGGGGAGGGCGGGATCAACCTGCCCCCCGAAGGCTATCTGGCCGGTCTGCGAAAATTGTGCGACGAGCATAAGCTGCTGCTTATATTCGATGAAGTTCAAACCGGCATGGGGCGAACCGGAAAGTGGTACACACACCAGCACTGGGGCGTGATTCCTGATATCGTGACGCTGGCGAAAGCTGTCGCCGGTGGTGTTGCCCTAGGCGGCCTCCTGGCGAAACCCCATGTGGCGGAAAAACTCAAACCGGGTACCCATGCTGCCACCTTCGGCGGGAATCCCATAGCCTGTGCGGCGGCTCTGGCCACTATCGCCACTATCGAAGAAGATGGCTTACTGGAACGGGCCAACGCTATTGGCGATCGATTCCGGGAACACTTCAGCCGAATTCAGAAAAAGTCTCCGCTGATCGAAGAATTGCGAATCAAAGGAACGATGATTGGCGTCCAGCTCCGCTGCGAGGGAGCGCCGATAGTCGCCGAGTGCCTGAAACGGCAGTTGCTGATCAACTGCACGCACTCCACGGTACTGAGACTCTTGCCTTCTCTTACCCTTTCGGATGCGGAAATTGATGAAGGATGCTTCATCATGGAAGAAGTCATTCTGAACCACAAAGTTTAG
- the argB gene encoding acetylglutamate kinase, producing the protein MDDAIRKAEILIEALGYIHAFRHRQVVIKLGGSAMEEPAALRSTLQSILFLAAVGLRPVLVHGGGKPIDRAMTAANLPTKKVLGRRYTDEATLAIVAKVLREDINDSIVRQMRELGGRAVSLHTGSTQALFGERLKLKGPDGELVDLGNVGEVNKIDGDLISSFTDAGLIPVLPCLAYDAHGNWLNVNADTAAAAVAGFLKAAKLILLTDTPGILRDRQDPKTLISSLNEAESRKLIAEGIIDSGMIPKVEACFDCLRSGVEQTHVIDGRLRYSLLLEIFTKSGIGTEIRL; encoded by the coding sequence ATGGACGACGCGATACGCAAGGCCGAGATACTGATCGAGGCGCTGGGTTACATCCACGCCTTCCGGCATCGCCAGGTGGTCATAAAGCTGGGCGGCAGTGCCATGGAGGAACCGGCCGCGCTACGCTCCACTTTGCAGTCCATCCTCTTTCTAGCCGCCGTCGGCCTGCGCCCGGTCTTGGTGCACGGCGGGGGCAAGCCGATAGACCGGGCGATGACGGCGGCCAATCTCCCCACAAAAAAAGTTCTGGGAAGGCGTTACACCGACGAGGCCACTCTTGCCATCGTCGCCAAAGTTCTGCGTGAAGACATCAACGACTCGATTGTTCGACAGATGCGCGAACTTGGGGGCCGGGCAGTCAGTCTGCATACAGGGAGTACGCAGGCCTTGTTTGGCGAGCGATTGAAGTTGAAGGGACCGGATGGAGAACTCGTCGATCTCGGCAACGTGGGTGAGGTGAACAAGATCGATGGGGATCTGATATCCAGCTTTACCGATGCGGGACTCATTCCCGTTCTACCCTGTCTGGCTTACGATGCTCATGGGAACTGGTTGAATGTAAATGCGGATACCGCTGCGGCGGCCGTCGCGGGATTCCTGAAAGCGGCCAAACTGATTCTTCTGACGGATACCCCTGGCATACTCCGGGATCGCCAGGATCCTAAAACGCTGATTTCGTCTTTGAATGAGGCGGAGAGTAGAAAGCTGATAGCCGAGGGAATTATAGATAGCGGCATGATTCCCAAGGTGGAAGCTTGTTTCGATTGTTTGCGCTCCGGCGTTGAACAAACGCACGTCATCGATGGTCGTTTGAGATATTCCCTGTTACTGGAGATTTTTACCAAATCGGGAATTGGAACGGAAATACGTCTTTAA
- a CDS encoding DUF6370 family protein, translating to MTRRFALSLVAIALCSLSFNAMAADDPKEVKLVGKVTCAKCDLGKETSCQTVIVVKEKDKEVVYYFDKDGHKKFHGDTCTAPKEGTVKGTVKKEGDKMVVTVKELEYKK from the coding sequence ATGACCCGGAGATTTGCATTATCCCTGGTGGCGATTGCGCTCTGTTCTCTCAGCTTTAACGCAATGGCCGCGGATGATCCTAAAGAAGTGAAACTGGTGGGCAAGGTGACTTGCGCCAAGTGCGATCTGGGAAAAGAAACCAGTTGCCAGACGGTGATCGTAGTTAAAGAAAAAGATAAGGAAGTGGTCTACTACTTCGACAAGGATGGCCACAAGAAATTCCACGGCGATACCTGCACGGCGCCGAAAGAAGGCACGGTCAAGGGCACGGTCAAGAAAGAGGGCGATAAGATGGTCGTCACTGTCAAGGAACTGGAATACAAGAAGTAA
- the ispH gene encoding 4-hydroxy-3-methylbut-2-enyl diphosphate reductase, whose product MKIYLANPRGFCAGVNMAIETLETSLELFGTPLYVYHEIVHNRPVVELFSKRGVKFVNSISEIPEGSTVLYSAHGVAPLIREESTLRKLRAIDATCPLVTKVHNEAIRYAKEGYVIILIGHEGHDEVLGTMGEAPHAIHLVEDIEDVENLPYPNDVKIAYLTQTTLSVDETIGIIAALKKKYPTIAGPAKADICYATQNRQEAVKQLSPNAQIVLVLGSQNSSNSQRLAEIARQEGKKAYLLDTVKELKKEWFSPNDTVLITAGASAPEQNVQEVVDYLRTEFDATVESFVVREEHVSFPLPRELRGLTVIGKV is encoded by the coding sequence ATGAAAATCTATCTTGCCAATCCCCGAGGCTTTTGTGCCGGGGTGAATATGGCCATCGAGACGCTCGAAACTTCTCTCGAACTTTTCGGAACGCCACTGTACGTCTACCATGAAATCGTTCACAATCGCCCGGTGGTCGAACTTTTCAGCAAGCGGGGGGTAAAGTTCGTAAATAGCATTTCGGAAATCCCCGAAGGCTCGACCGTCCTTTATTCGGCTCACGGCGTCGCGCCGCTGATTCGCGAAGAAAGTACCCTCCGGAAACTTCGAGCCATCGATGCCACCTGTCCACTCGTGACCAAAGTTCACAACGAAGCGATCCGGTATGCGAAGGAAGGTTACGTCATCATCCTGATCGGCCACGAAGGTCACGACGAAGTGCTCGGAACCATGGGTGAAGCCCCACACGCCATTCATCTGGTCGAGGACATCGAGGATGTGGAAAATCTTCCTTATCCGAATGACGTCAAGATTGCTTATCTGACTCAAACCACTCTAAGTGTGGACGAGACGATCGGCATTATTGCCGCTCTCAAGAAGAAGTACCCGACCATCGCCGGACCTGCCAAAGCAGACATCTGCTATGCCACGCAGAACCGACAAGAGGCCGTGAAGCAACTCTCTCCCAATGCTCAAATCGTTCTGGTTCTTGGCTCTCAAAATAGTTCCAACAGTCAACGCCTCGCTGAGATTGCTCGGCAGGAAGGCAAAAAAGCTTATCTGTTGGATACCGTCAAAGAACTGAAAAAAGAGTGGTTCTCCCCGAACGACACCGTTCTGATCACGGCCGGCGCCAGCGCCCCGGAACAGAATGTTCAGGAAGTGGTCGATTATCTGCGAACCGAATTTGATGCGACCGTGGAATCCTTCGTGGTTCGGGAAGAGCATGTGAGTTTTCCCTTGCCTCGGGAGTTACGCGGGCTGACTGTCATCGGCAAAGTGTAG
- a CDS encoding inositol monophosphatase family protein, which produces MFRLTAEEAARAGAEQLESWRGKFNAREKGRADMVTEADLAAQQAVKTVLLTHFPDHGFLGEEDGRKTGLRPASGSAPLWVVDPLDGTSNYVHDVPAYCVSIGLWADDDLQIGVIYDPRLNEMFSTAKGHGATLNRKPIRVSQIENLRGAMLSTGFPPAPDAQLRNLEAWRPLSLASQAMRRTGSTALNLAYVACGRFDGYWAFDNYPWDVVAGLLLVREAGGMISRLNGDPFDPFEPDVLATNGKIHPEMLGYLVK; this is translated from the coding sequence ATGTTTCGACTCACGGCCGAGGAAGCCGCCCGCGCCGGAGCCGAGCAGCTCGAGTCATGGCGGGGGAAATTCAATGCCCGGGAAAAGGGGCGCGCCGACATGGTCACCGAGGCAGATCTGGCCGCCCAGCAGGCCGTGAAAACAGTTCTCCTCACCCATTTTCCGGATCATGGCTTCCTCGGTGAAGAAGACGGCCGCAAAACGGGGCTTCGGCCCGCGAGCGGTAGCGCGCCGCTGTGGGTGGTCGATCCACTGGACGGTACTTCCAATTACGTTCATGATGTTCCCGCTTATTGTGTCTCGATTGGCTTGTGGGCCGATGACGATCTTCAGATCGGTGTGATTTACGATCCCCGTTTGAACGAAATGTTCAGTACGGCGAAGGGACATGGTGCAACGTTGAATCGTAAACCGATTAGAGTTTCCCAGATTGAAAATCTTCGCGGGGCGATGCTATCGACCGGATTTCCGCCGGCCCCGGATGCCCAGTTACGCAACCTCGAAGCCTGGCGACCGCTTTCGCTGGCTTCCCAGGCGATGCGCCGCACCGGCTCTACCGCGCTCAACCTTGCTTATGTGGCTTGCGGCCGATTCGACGGCTATTGGGCTTTCGACAACTATCCCTGGGATGTCGTGGCGGGACTTTTACTGGTCCGGGAGGCCGGCGGAATGATCAGCCGTTTGAATGGCGATCCGTTCGATCCCTTCGAGCCGGACGTTCTGGCGACGAATGGCAAGATCCATCCCGAAATGCTGGGGTATCTGGTGAAGTAG
- the mutL gene encoding DNA mismatch repair endonuclease MutL has protein sequence MPRIVQLPPTVINQIAAGEVIERPASVVKELLENSIDAGSNRIDIELEQGGTERIAIFDDGCGIAAEELPLALSSHATSKLRNADDLFAIRSMGFRGEALASIGSVARVTLQSRTHDSETGAELQCNGGDFSEIRSWNGSPGTRIEVKHLFYATPVRKKFLKQNATELGHITESFTKIALANTDVHLTLKHNNRMIYEVPAGASLLDRIRIFFGDEIAKHLFPVHREQGPVSLTGFIADPACDRGNSKLQYFFLNQRWFRDRSLGHALQEGYRGLLMTNRYCIGFLFLQMPPEMFDINVHPTKAEVRFIDSQALYHVVRGAIRQTLADKNLIPHLQLPEGIPNPVPVRDQGLFSTPRKELSNATPAPWESKSFEPIPRYVPPPPNFDLPKPRAEETPATSFLDPIDSPPAAVASESPKPVPSARPVILSKKAIQIHDSYLVLETTEGMLLIDQHALHERILYEQFRKRIGSGNLEVQRLLIPEPIDLPPDQVAIVLEAKQELKELGWEVGEFGTGTILLSSYPALLKRGTPGEWFQGVIDTLLTKEKLPSREALFNNILATMACKAAVKAGDPLSPEEISYLMELRDMAEDSHHCPHGRPTSLLFSHKDLEKQFKRI, from the coding sequence ATGCCGCGGATAGTGCAGTTGCCCCCAACAGTGATCAATCAGATCGCTGCTGGTGAAGTAATCGAACGCCCGGCCAGTGTAGTGAAGGAACTGCTGGAAAATTCCATCGATGCCGGTTCGAATCGCATCGATATTGAGTTGGAGCAGGGGGGTACCGAGCGAATAGCGATATTCGACGATGGCTGCGGCATCGCTGCCGAGGAACTGCCTCTGGCTCTCAGCAGCCATGCCACCAGTAAATTGCGTAATGCTGATGACTTATTCGCCATTCGAAGTATGGGCTTTCGCGGTGAAGCGCTGGCCTCCATCGGCAGTGTGGCCCGAGTTACGCTCCAAAGCCGTACGCACGATTCGGAAACCGGGGCAGAGTTGCAATGCAACGGCGGCGATTTTTCCGAAATTCGCTCCTGGAATGGTTCCCCTGGAACGCGAATTGAAGTGAAGCATCTTTTCTATGCCACGCCGGTGCGCAAGAAATTTCTGAAACAGAATGCGACGGAACTGGGCCATATTACCGAATCCTTCACGAAGATTGCCCTCGCGAATACGGATGTTCATCTGACTTTGAAGCATAACAACCGGATGATTTACGAAGTACCGGCCGGGGCCTCGCTACTGGATCGCATCCGAATTTTCTTCGGCGATGAAATCGCAAAGCATCTGTTCCCCGTTCACCGAGAGCAGGGGCCGGTCTCTCTGACCGGTTTCATAGCCGACCCGGCCTGCGATCGGGGCAACTCCAAATTGCAGTATTTCTTTCTGAATCAACGCTGGTTTCGCGACCGCAGCCTGGGCCACGCTTTGCAGGAAGGCTATCGCGGCCTCTTAATGACCAATCGCTACTGCATCGGTTTTCTGTTTCTCCAGATGCCTCCCGAAATGTTCGATATCAACGTTCATCCGACCAAAGCGGAAGTGCGATTCATCGATTCCCAGGCGTTATATCATGTGGTGCGTGGCGCGATCCGGCAGACTTTAGCCGATAAAAATCTGATTCCCCACCTGCAACTGCCCGAAGGGATTCCGAATCCGGTTCCGGTGCGGGATCAGGGGTTATTTTCCACGCCGCGAAAGGAATTGAGTAACGCAACTCCCGCGCCCTGGGAATCCAAATCCTTCGAGCCGATTCCCCGCTATGTGCCGCCTCCGCCTAACTTCGATCTCCCCAAACCACGTGCTGAGGAAACCCCGGCAACTTCGTTTCTGGATCCGATTGATTCGCCGCCGGCGGCTGTCGCATCGGAAAGTCCAAAACCGGTACCATCGGCCAGGCCGGTCATTCTTTCCAAAAAGGCGATCCAGATCCACGATTCCTATCTGGTGCTGGAAACCACCGAGGGCATGCTGCTGATCGACCAGCACGCCTTGCACGAGCGGATTCTTTACGAGCAATTTCGCAAGCGAATTGGTTCCGGGAATCTGGAAGTGCAGCGACTGTTAATTCCCGAGCCCATCGATCTGCCTCCCGATCAGGTGGCCATCGTGTTGGAAGCCAAACAGGAGTTAAAAGAACTCGGCTGGGAAGTCGGTGAGTTTGGCACTGGCACAATTTTACTTTCGAGTTATCCGGCATTATTGAAACGGGGCACACCGGGAGAGTGGTTTCAAGGAGTGATCGATACGCTTCTGACGAAGGAAAAATTGCCCAGCCGGGAGGCTTTGTTCAATAATATCCTGGCTACCATGGCCTGCAAGGCGGCCGTTAAAGCCGGCGATCCGCTCAGCCCGGAAGAAATCTCCTACCTCATGGAATTGCGGGACATGGCGGAGGATTCGCATCACTGTCCGCACGGGCGACCGACATCGTTGTTGTTCAGCCACAAGGATCTGGAAAAGCAGTTCAAACGAATTTAA
- a CDS encoding sigma 54-interacting transcriptional regulator, protein MSTPLDEPIRVLVIDDEKFLAETISESLSRSGYECTLAHSGKEGMKIFENESFDIVLTDLRLGDLDGLMILRKIDPKKSGVEVIVITGDGDKKTVMEAWKEGAAKYLEKPLDLAQLRAVVDSCAEKARLARINRELQKRLDEKFGYEGVIGISPKMNEVINRLKAFANTKATVLIFGENGTGKELAAKALHVNSPRKAKPFVAMNCAALNDNLLDDEMFGHEPGAFTGADKLRKGRFEYANGGTLFLDEIGDMPLNLQAKLLRVLENSEVSRIGSNEVIKIDVRLVAATNRNLEAMIAEGKFRQDLYFRLKVGTVRLPALRERKEDIPLLCAHFIKEMNQRHGCHVKGISEEVKKAFTIYNWPGNVRELRNLIESMVVQDHDGILGKDDVQDFDSLMGSAIGNSVSVGADHLIGRPMSEVERYYMERALDLTEGKREEAARMLGIGERTLYRMIQDWKLQDKIKDALARADGDISKAAEILEMKPDALEKKLKKLGQRAEEE, encoded by the coding sequence ATGTCAACACCCCTCGATGAACCGATTCGCGTCCTGGTTATCGACGATGAAAAGTTCCTGGCAGAAACGATCTCCGAAAGCCTTTCCCGCTCGGGTTATGAGTGCACTCTGGCTCATAGTGGCAAAGAAGGGATGAAGATCTTCGAGAACGAGTCTTTCGATATCGTTCTTACCGACTTGAGACTGGGCGATCTGGATGGTTTGATGATTCTGCGGAAGATCGATCCCAAGAAATCGGGAGTTGAGGTCATCGTCATCACCGGCGACGGGGACAAGAAGACCGTGATGGAAGCCTGGAAGGAAGGGGCGGCCAAGTACCTCGAGAAGCCGCTCGATCTGGCTCAGTTGCGGGCCGTGGTCGATTCCTGCGCGGAAAAAGCCCGGCTCGCTCGCATTAATCGTGAACTGCAGAAGAGGTTGGATGAAAAATTCGGCTACGAAGGGGTCATCGGCATCAGCCCGAAGATGAATGAAGTCATCAATCGGCTCAAAGCGTTTGCAAACACCAAAGCCACCGTTCTGATTTTCGGTGAGAACGGTACCGGTAAGGAACTGGCCGCGAAAGCCCTGCATGTTAACAGCCCCAGAAAGGCAAAGCCCTTTGTCGCCATGAACTGTGCGGCCTTAAATGACAATCTTCTCGACGACGAGATGTTCGGACATGAACCGGGTGCGTTCACGGGGGCGGATAAGCTCCGCAAAGGACGTTTCGAGTACGCCAATGGCGGTACGCTGTTTCTCGACGAAATCGGCGACATGCCCTTAAACCTGCAAGCCAAGTTGCTGCGGGTTCTGGAAAATTCGGAAGTGAGCCGGATCGGTTCCAACGAAGTCATCAAAATCGATGTGCGACTGGTAGCGGCAACCAACCGGAATCTCGAAGCGATGATCGCTGAGGGAAAGTTCCGGCAGGATCTCTATTTTCGCTTGAAGGTCGGTACGGTTCGACTGCCGGCTCTGAGAGAACGAAAGGAAGATATTCCCCTGTTATGTGCCCATTTCATCAAGGAGATGAATCAGCGTCATGGTTGTCACGTCAAGGGCATCTCGGAGGAAGTGAAAAAGGCGTTCACCATTTACAACTGGCCGGGAAACGTTCGGGAATTACGAAATCTCATCGAGAGCATGGTGGTTCAAGACCACGATGGCATACTCGGTAAGGATGACGTGCAGGATTTCGATAGCCTGATGGGGTCAGCGATCGGAAACAGCGTGAGCGTCGGGGCCGATCACCTGATTGGCCGGCCGATGAGCGAAGTGGAGCGCTATTACATGGAGCGGGCTCTCGATCTGACGGAAGGGAAGCGGGAGGAAGCCGCGCGGATGCTGGGAATCGGAGAGCGAACGCTTTACCGCATGATTCAGGACTGGAAGCTGCAGGATAAAATAAAGGATGCTCTGGCTCGGGCGGACGGCGATATTTCGAAGGCCGCCGAGATTCTGGAGATGAAACCGGATGCCCTGGAGAAAAAACTGAAGAAGCTCGGCCAGCGTGCGGAGGAGGAATAA